CCCGGAGATCATCGAGTCGATCCCCGAGGGAAAGCGCGAGGACGTCGGCAAGCGCGCGGGCGGGGAGCGTACGAGTCAGGAGGAGATCAACGAACGGCTCGCCGAGCTCGCACGCGAAGGGAAGCGGGTCGTGCGCCTGAAAGGCGGGGACCCGTTCGTCTTCGGCCGGGGCGGCGAGGAACTCGAGTACCTCCACGAGCGCGGGATCGCCGTGGACGTGGTCCCCGGGATCACCTCCGCGATCGCCGCGCCCGCGGTCTTCGGAATTCCGGTTACGCACCGCGATCACGCCTCCTCGGTTTCGTTCGTCACCGGCCACGAGGACCCCACGAAGGCGGAGTCGGCGGTCGACTGGGAGGCACTCGCGGCGACCGGCGGGACCATCGTCGTACTGATGGGCGTGGGCAAGCTGCCGGAGTACACTCGGGCACTTCGCGAGGCCGGGATGGACCCCGGGACGCCGGTCGCGCTGGTCGAACGGGGCACCTGGCCCGACGGCCGAGCGGTCGCGGGCACGCTCGACACCATCGTCTCGGTGCGCGACGAGGCGGGGATCGAACCGCCAGCGGTGACGGTCATCGGTGGGGTCGCGGGGCTCTATGAGAGCCCGGAGGGACAGGAATGACCCAAGAGACGCGGATCGCGGTCTTTCGGCCGGACGATGAGCGTCTCTCCGAGGCGGTCGACCTGCTCGAATCGCTCGGGGCCGATGCGGTCCCGGACCCGATGCTCGCGGTCGAGCCGACGGGCGCACGCCCGCGAGAGGACGCCGATTTCACGGTCCTGACGAGCAAGACCGGCGTCGAACTCGCTCGGGAGGCGGGCTGGCACCCTTCGGGAACGGTCTGTGCGATCGGCGACAGAACCGGTAGAGCGCTCCGGGAGGCGGGCTACGAGGTCGATCTGATCCCCGAGGAGTTCTCCTCTTCGGGGCTCGTTCGCGCCCTCGAAGGTGAAGTGGCTGGCGCGTGCGTCGAGGTCGCCCGCTCGGATCACGGCAGTCCCGTCCTCACCGACGGGCTGAACGAGGCG
The DNA window shown above is from Halalkalicoccus jeotgali B3 and carries:
- the cobA gene encoding uroporphyrinogen-III C-methyltransferase, whose amino-acid sequence is MTGTVYLVGSGPGDPELLTVKARRLIEEADIVLHDKLPGPEIIESIPEGKREDVGKRAGGERTSQEEINERLAELAREGKRVVRLKGGDPFVFGRGGEELEYLHERGIAVDVVPGITSAIAAPAVFGIPVTHRDHASSVSFVTGHEDPTKAESAVDWEALAATGGTIVVLMGVGKLPEYTRALREAGMDPGTPVALVERGTWPDGRAVAGTLDTIVSVRDEAGIEPPAVTVIGGVAGLYESPEGQE
- a CDS encoding uroporphyrinogen-III synthase, producing MTQETRIAVFRPDDERLSEAVDLLESLGADAVPDPMLAVEPTGARPREDADFTVLTSKTGVELAREAGWHPSGTVCAIGDRTGRALREAGYEVDLIPEEFSSSGLVRALEGEVAGACVEVARSDHGSPVLTDGLNEAGAYVHETVLYELVRPPESGVSVERAAAGELEGALFTSSLTVEHFLAAADERGLREEAVDGLSTSIVGAIGAPTRETAARKGIAVDVVPDAASFEELACAVVERAAPSYRD